The genome window GATGCAGTACAAAACCCTGAAGTAATTAGCGCATATTTGGGAGATTTTAATGCTAGTAGTTAAAGATTTACATGTTTATTATGGTTTAATAGAAGCTGTTAAAGGTATTGATTTTACTATAAAAACAGGAAGTATAGTTAGTTTAATAGGCTCAAATGGCGCAGGTAAGACTTCGACGCTTAATGCAATGCTAAATTGCGTAAAAAAAACCGGCGATGTAACCTTTTTAGGTTATGATACTCAAAGGCACTTGCCGCATACTCTAGTTCAAAAAGGTATTGCTTTGGTACCTGAAGGAAGAAGAGTTTTTATAAATCTCACCATAGAAGAAAATTTAAAAATCGGTGCTTTTAATAATGCAGAAAACTATGAGCATTTAAAAAATCAAATGTATAAACTTTTCCCAAGATTAAAAGATAAAAAAAATGCGTTAGCAGGAACTCTAAGTGGTGGAGAAGCTCAAATGCTAGCTATCTCAAGAGCACTTATGAGTGAGCCAAAACTTTTAATGCTTGATGAGCCTTCGTTAGGTCTTGCTCCAAAAATAGTCGGAGAAGTTTTTGATATTATAGTTAAATTAAAAGAAGAAGGAATTACTATTTTATTAGTGGAACAAAATGCATTTTCAGCTTTAAAAATTAGCGACTATGCATATGTTTTAGAAAATGGCAAAATCGCTATGCACTCGCCTGCAAAAGATCTTATTGGCAACGATGAGATTAGAAAAAAATATCTTGGAGCTTAAATCATGAAGAAACAACTTTTAGTTTTTGGTGATATAAAAATTTCTATTTTTTTATTTTTAATTTTTGCCCTATTTTGCGCTCTAGCTACTTTTATAGAAAGCGCTTATAATACTTCGACCGCTTGGGCAATGATTTATGGTACTTCCTGGTTTGGTTTTATACAACTCATACTAGGAATCAATCTTTTAGTGGCTCTTTTTAAATATAAAATGTTTAATAAGAAAAAAATACCACTTTTAATCTTTCATATCTCGTTTTTATTTATTCTACTAGGTTCAGCTATGACTAGATATATGGGATTTGAAGGAAATTTACATATTAGAGAAAATGAAAAAAACAACATTATTGAAACTTCAAAAAGCTATATTTACATAGCAACTTTAAAAGATGATAAAGTGTATAGTGCTTCAAAATCTGAGTATATAGCAACTCTACCTTTTGTCAATGATTTTTCATTTGACTTAATCTTACCCGATGAAAAAGCTCAAGTTACATATGACAATTTAATCTTAGATGCTAAAGAAATTTATATTGATGACAATAGCTCTGATCCTCTTTTGTCTTTAATGCTTTCACAAAATAACGAATCGAAAGAATTACTTTTTCAAGCAGGAGATATAGAAAATATTAATGGTGTTAATATAGCATTTTTAAATGACTCTGTTCCAAGTCCTTATATAAAAATCGATAAAGACCTAAAACTTAGTGCTGATTTTGATTTAAAATACATGTCAATGAGCGATGGAAAAGAAAATACTTTAAAAGCAAATCAAAAAGCTCAAGCCAAAGATTTAAGATTATACTCTTTTAATGATATTAACCTAGTAGTTAAATTTGCCTCATTGCATGGCAAAAAAACCTTAGAAGGTATCAACCAAGCTCAAGATGAAAGCTTTTTTACTTGGTTTGCTAATAGCTGGATAGAACTAGGACGCAATGCTTTGATTTCTTTATTTGGAGATGCAAAATACTGGAATAATTCCCTATTAAATAGTTTTAAAGATTTTGCACAAAGCACTAAATATATGCCAACTCAACTCTCAGAAAATGCTATCAATGCCTTAAAATTAAAACTAAGCTACAAAGGAGAATCCAAAGAAGTTTTCCTAGTAGAATACAACTCACCTATTCGTATTGATGTAGCAGGCCAACCTTTCTTTTTAAGATGGGGTCCTAAAGGAATAGAAATGCCATTTGAAATGTACTTAAAAGACTTTGAATTAGAACGTTATCCTGGCTCAATGTCACCTATGTCTTACGCAAGTTATGTGGAAATTGACAATGCCGATAAGAAGCTAGAATATA of Campylobacter lari contains these proteins:
- a CDS encoding high-affinity branched-chain amino acid transporter, ATP-binding protein, translating into MLVVKDLHVYYGLIEAVKGIDFTIKTGSIVSLIGSNGAGKTSTLNAMLNCVKKTGDVTFLGYDTQRHLPHTLVQKGIALVPEGRRVFINLTIEENLKIGAFNNAENYEHLKNQMYKLFPRLKDKKNALAGTLSGGEAQMLAISRALMSEPKLLMLDEPSLGLAPKIVGEVFDIIVKLKEEGITILLVEQNAFSALKISDYAYVLENGKIAMHSPAKDLIGNDEIRKKYLGA